The Acidobacteriota bacterium genome includes a region encoding these proteins:
- the rplJ gene encoding 50S ribosomal protein L10 yields the protein MALTRETKAELLASYQGDMADAPHVFLVGFSGITVGQVNDLRRRVRTAGGSYSVVKNRIARLAFEDSGLGALSDHLVGPTAIAYSEDDPVGLAKTLTEFAEDVPVLEFKAGLVDGQQVSADAIKEIASLPSREALVAKLLFLLQSPIARLVRGLGDITPQFLRALNQVADQKEPGQESGG from the coding sequence ATGGCACTGACACGGGAGACGAAGGCCGAGTTGCTGGCCAGCTACCAGGGCGACATGGCGGACGCGCCGCACGTGTTCCTGGTGGGCTTCTCCGGCATCACGGTGGGGCAGGTGAACGATCTGAGGCGCCGCGTGCGAACGGCGGGCGGAAGCTACTCGGTGGTCAAGAACCGGATCGCCAGGCTCGCGTTCGAGGACAGCGGTCTCGGCGCTCTGTCGGATCACCTGGTCGGGCCGACCGCGATCGCCTACAGCGAAGACGATCCGGTGGGGCTGGCCAAAACGCTGACCGAGTTCGCGGAAGACGTGCCGGTCCTCGAGTTCAAGGCCGGCCTGGTGGACGGCCAGCAGGTGTCGGCGGACGCGATCAAGGAGATCGCCAGTCTGCCCAGCCGGGAGGCGCTGGTGGCGAAGCTCCTGTTCCTGCTCCAGTCGCCGATCGCGCGGCTGGTGCGGGGGCTTGGGGACATCACGCCGCAGTTCCTCCGTGCCCTGAACCAGGTTGCAGATCAGAAGGAACCAGGCCAGGAGAGTGGGGGCTGA